GAATATGTTGCCAGTAATCCGCAAATCACTACCGATGTTGCCGCATTTTTTCCAATCGTGCTTCTGGGAGCAGAAGCAGCAGATCCTGGCCTTGCTCCAGCAAATTTAGTTAGTCCGGACATGGGGGTAATTCTTAATTCTGCACGTAATCGCTGTTTGTCAGAATTACAATCTGATCTCAAGGCAGCACCTAAAACAGTCTTTAAACCGAATGTAGATTTGACACATTTGACAAATTATTTAAAAAAACAGTCTATTGAGAATATGACACCTAGTGTGCCGCTGCTAATTGTACAAGGTGATAAAGACCAGCTTGTAGATTACCGTGGTACTTATGCTTACTATCAGCAAGTATGTAAGAATCAAAAACCTATTGCCTTTCACCCAGTCAAGAATGGAGATCATCGTGACTCTTTAAGACAAAGTGAATTCCTGATTGGAAGCTTTATCAATTCAGTTGAACAAGGGAAAACTATCAATACCTGCAATTCAAAATGATACGGTAGGCTTAGGATTTTGAACTCAAAATAAAGCTATACAGTAGAAGATTAAAATATTTCGAGTTTTAATATATAAATGGAAATAAATCAAAATGATGCCGCAAAGGTTATTATCCCTGACGAATAAAGTAGCACTTGTAACAGGCGGTGCAGCAGGTATTGGGAAAGCCAGCGCTCTCATTCTTGCTCAAGCAGGCTCGGACGTTATGATTGCCGATTTAAATTTAGACGCAGCTAAACATACAGCTGAAGAAATCAAGAAGTTGACTGGACGCAACATAGAATATGTTGCATGCAATATTCTGCAAGATGATCAATTGGTCAATGCAGTGAATAAAACAATCGAAACCTTTGGTCACATTCACATCTTAGTGAACAATGCTGGTGGTGGTGGCGGTGGCCGTGAATCTCCTGATCAAATTAGCGTAGATACTATAGAACGTGATTTTCAGCTTAATGTGTTTGCTGCTTGGCGATTGTGTCAACTCGTCGCACCGCATATGAATAAAGCTGGTGACGGCTCAATCATAAATATCAGCTCTATGAGTTCAATTAACAAAAGCCCTGCTATGAGCGGATATGCATCATCAAAAGCAGCGTTAAATCATATGGTCGCTAATTTGGCACATGATT
The sequence above is drawn from the Amycolatopsis camponoti genome and encodes:
- a CDS encoding glucose 1-dehydrogenase, translated to MMPQRLLSLTNKVALVTGGAAGIGKASALILAQAGSDVMIADLNLDAAKHTAEEIKKLTGRNIEYVACNILQDDQLVNAVNKTIETFGHIHILVNNAGGGGGGRESPDQISVDTIERDFQLNVFAAWRLCQLVAPHMNKAGDGSIINISSMSSINKSPAMSGYASSKAALNHMVANLAHDFGPNIRINAVGPGAIRTAALEKVLKPEIEKTMLSHTPLQRLGEPEDIARAVLFFASPISSWISGQTLFVNGGGVQTLD
- a CDS encoding alpha/beta hydrolase family protein — encoded protein: EYVASNPQITTDVAAFFPIVLLGAEAADPGLAPANLVSPDMGVILNSARNRCLSELQSDLKAAPKTVFKPNVDLTHLTNYLKKQSIENMTPSVPLLIVQGDKDQLVDYRGTYAYYQQVCKNQKPIAFHPVKNGDHRDSLRQSEFLIGSFINSVEQGKTINTCNSK